Part of the Caretta caretta isolate rCarCar2 chromosome 7, rCarCar1.hap1, whole genome shotgun sequence genome is shown below.
GTCACAATATCTATTCGGTTAATTTTTGTCAATACAGAGGTTAAGGCATCAGCTGGAAAATATAATAAGTAACATCAGAAAAAAAACTCAGTTATCTTTGAGCTATGTAATTGTTTACCTCAGTCTCAATTATACTGGATTAATTAAAAGATGCTGAGACATATGTTTCACCTTAGTGCTTTTGTTTGGTTCTGGAAAGTTATATTTATTAGCTTGTCTAAAATCATTCTGTGGCATATTTATATGAGGCATACAATGTCTAGTATGATTCTCTTTCACAAGGTAATTACATTGTTTTTGATGCCATCATTAGAAGCAACATGACTGAGACCAGAGGTTTTCTAAAGAATATATTTCCTCACTATAAGAACAAAATATCCTTCCACTAAGGATACCATGGTAGACTTTGGAACAACAGGTGACTGAACATAGGGCTAATGATCAATAAATGGGATGTGTGGTTTTGCTGTAGCCACGTCAGTACCATTGTATTAGAGAGACAGGATGGGTGAGGTAATCATATCCTTTatttagaccaacttctgttggtgagagagacaagcttttggaaGAACTCtgggtagcttgaaagcttgtctctttcaccaacagaagttggtccaataaaagatatattacctcacccaccccatCTCTCTAATAAATGTGATGGTATTTAGATGTAGAGAAATCTTGTTGGGCAGATGGTATTTCTGCAAATGACCCTAAGGGATGGATCCCTTTCACATTCATCCttacatttcagatttttatttctgttaaatTATTAGATATGCCCCCTAAAGATCTAGGGACAGAAAGGgtcctctccctctcccaggcAGAGAAGGATCTGAACAAAGTGAAATCAGTGCAGCTCAGCTGAAACAGGGATGGGTCTGGTGGGGAAGTCCATACAGTGCATCTGCATCTTTTGCAGGGGACTAGGGGTGATGATAGAGCATGGCTGGTGGAATCACAACTCTCCAGACTCACCGGCCAAACCCATACATCgtgcgggagggggagggctcaGCATGTATAATGGCTGCAATAATGGCAACAGGGTGGTTCAGCATCCACTCTGCAACCTCTTACAGGGGATTCTGTCCTGCTAACACATGCAGCCCATCCCAGGGTACAGGCTGAGTACTTATAAACAGTACACATTTGTCAGCGGTTTTAGTGACAAAACTAGTGAAAAAGGACAGTTGAAAACTTGAAGAAAACTTATCCTCAATTATCCTCATTCCTTTACATATGCCTGGAGAATAACAGGCATTCAGAAGACGGATCAGGCCAGTGACACATATTGGAGCTGATCGGGAGAGCTAGGACGGAGATTTAACTGAGCTAAACTAGGAATGTATGAGTTGGAAGATGGTAGAGGACACGACTGTCCTACTATGAAGGCCAAGAAGTGAAGGTTtaccctctctcttctcttccagtatgcaACGATTCAAATGAAGCAACTACATAAACAGATACGGTAATTACCAAGTGAATACATATTGTAATTTCTTTAACCCTGGTAAAAATAGCTAGAGCAGGAAATGTTATTTCATGAGTGCTACTTAGAAAAGCTTTATGACGTTTTCATATTCATGTCCAAATAATAAAGATGATGGGAACTACACTATTTAGAATATGGCAACATATGAAGTTGTGTATAATTTATAACCAACAATAACTGCTCTGAACTTACTTGTAgcatttttcccatctctggtAACCCATTTTTTTAATAACATGAAACTCTGAGCAATCAGAGAATTTGGGTTTTCTACACGGATTTGATTAATTTCATCCACAGAAAAATTCAGTTCTCTTGCCAGTTCTATAAAGCAAGAAAAAATATACCATTATCATCATGTGAGTCTTATCTTGTCAATTCTGTAAAAGTAACAGTTTTATTCGGTCACACAGATgaattaatgtaaaaaaaatctgaaacatAGTTTATAATTAATTTATGAGATAATTACAACCAGGGGTATTAACATTTCACAGAAAGACATCATGCCATATCTTGTAATCATATCCCTGGTAGGTATTATCATACCTGTATCAAGTACACACACTGCTGTAAGGTAAAAATTGTGAACAAAATCTCTGCAGAGGTTACCTCATTgctgttgatttttaaaatcttgtatcCTATATATGCTTGAtatccagattactacatatcaCTCTTCATCTACACTATAATCACTGATACAGGGTGACACAGTACAACAAGCTGAGTTTATGATACAAGTTGATTTGCATTGCTGTACGGTGTAGAACTGCAGGACTACTACAATTACTGTTATGGGCCTTATTCTCAGAGATGCTGAACACCTGTAAATGTTGCTGAAGCCATTGGGAGCTTGTGGTGctcagtgctttggaaaatcaggACACAGGACAACAGGAAATGCCATATTACACCAGATGAGTGTCCAGCCAGCAGGTTCTCAACCCTCTCAACCCATTTGTGCCAACTATTCCCAGAACAAGATTTAAGGAGAATaaatttttttcaccattttaaataaaagtgtttgtttatttactgATCAATGACAAGACAATTCTACCATTAGCACTTCCTGCGAGGTTTCTTCTTTTAACTGAAAATCTATTGAAATGTTTAATAATTTACAACAAACTGATACGGACTCCACTTTTGGGAGTTAGAGAGCACCGCCGACAATGTGCACAGAACCCTCAATCCTGAGTGACTTCTATGGGAACTGAATATGGTCAAGTCGATAAAGAACTTGTGGTACTCGACTATAAAAGATGATCTGCAAAAATAATTGCTAAGTTCAATTTCAGTCTGACAGCATAAAAACGTACCTGTCCAGCTAAGTCCCAGATGATCAGCTACAATTGCCATCCTTATGTCTGTTCGTTCACATGGACTCTGTGGACCTGTGATTTACAATTTCTTGATTAAAAAGATTTTGTAAAGAAACCTACAACACTGGACAATAGtttataatattttaattttaccaAGTTGCTGGTGTTCAGATTGTATACTAAAATGATTGTGTCTTAATAACCTACAAAATAATTTCTTTGTCACAGCTTTTATATTTTCACCTGTCTAAAGTCAAATGTCAAACTACATGATGTTGTAGTATGAGACCAAACATGCTGACGTTCTAGCTACTGGACTATACACAAATGTTTCTATTACTGGTGAAAAACACCAGGGTGGGATTAACATCTATTTTTTCTACTTTGACAGAATGAAATTTGCTGTCACAAAATAAATCTTTCAAAGTCCTGAATTACATCAATGTCTTCGGCATGCTTCACTAGCTGTCTACAATATAGAATTTGtttaaaggaagaaagaagagtatAAGACAGCACATACAGATGACAATGACAGAATGAGAACTACAGAAAGTCACTCCACAGGCAATCACAACAGTTCATGCACTAGGATCAACAAGTTGAAAGTTTTACAAACTAGGCTTGATCTCCACGAGGTGAGCCATGAGAGCTCCAGAAACCTGACTGCCTTCATTCTCACCAGTCCTCTTACTTCTCCTCCTCTCACTGTCGACCTTTTCAATCTTTGATTTTAAAGATGCTGCCTCTGTTCTCATATCTCTAGCAGACTTCGATGTAATGGAAGGCTGGTAAACTTGAGTAGCTTCTGATGATGTATTTCTTGATGAACTGTCTTCTTCATCATCAGACACCTCTGACTGCATCTTTTTCTCTTCATCAGATAGACGATCCACAAGCTTTAATGTCTCACCACTAATTCCCTTAAAATATTCAATAGAATGTTTACATACCTCCCTAAGCTGATTTTTCCTTACTTTCACTGTTGTCATTGTGACGGAGGTAGACCTTACCTTTACTGGTAATTTGGAAGGAAgctgtttgatttttcctttctctaaCTGCTCTTGCTTTTGCATTGTTGGTGTTTTTCTAGATATAGCTAGATTTTTTCTGGGTGTATTTTTTATTGGAATCTTAGATTTTACTTCTAGACATggagaagaattattttgttttattttgtcggGTTTactagcctgtctcactttactCGCTGTACTTTTTTGGACATTATTTTGTGGGATGACTTCTTTTACTGAACTGGCCTTTATGGGAAGTTTTGATTTTGCTCTACTCCCTACCAACTCCCTTGACCTTTGCTGCTGTCCTTGTACTTTTTGCTTATCTGTTATTCTGTGTCCTTGTGTTGCCCCTGTCCCTTTTCCTGAAGTGCTTTTCATTTGGTTAGCTTTCTGTATGGAACACTTGGATTCACAATGTTCTTTTAGCTCTACATTAcaggtattattatttgtatggctAGCAGATGAATCcaaattgttgttgttattaaaattatctttttgaaaatcaagtttttctttttgcctaCAGCTTCTCTCGCTAGTAGCTGAACTTGTAATCACTACTACATTTTCATTTTCTAATCCCTGACCGCTGGGCATCGCAGCTTCTATCTTATCTGTCACTTCTCCAGGGCCATCTTTCTTCAGAGTCATCGTGGAAGCAGAAATTCCCATTTTAATAGGTGTGCGCAATTTGGGATCAACTTTAGAAGTGTTAACAGTTGTCGATGATTTCTCCAGAGAATTACTACCAAGTGTGGCTTCCATACAATCTCCACTGGCCTGGATGATGGGCTTATGTTCAACTGCTGTTGTTTCTACTTGTCTCTCTAAGTTTGTTTCTACAATGCTGTCCCCTGACTGTGGCTGTGTGATGGCAGTTACTGTACTTTTATCCCCTtcccccttgtcccctgacttcccttCAGAAGTATGCTCACCAATCTGAAAAAATTGGAGTCTTTCTTCAACAAAATCCCTCTTGCTCATGTCAATTGCACCACTGCGAGTCATCTCAAACATCTTCCCTTCATGAAATGGGAAGGGGTTGGGCTCACTAGTTGGAGTACTTTCATCCGTTGGAGTTCTGGCTGGAGTTGTATCAGGTGTCGTTGCTTGCGATCTGTCTTCTACTGCCAGACCAAATGGCTTAGCCTCATCATCCCTTGATTTAGTTTCAAATACTTCATCATCTCCTCGATTACTGGACCATGGATCAAAATCTAGACTTTTGGTAGCTACTGTTTTAAAAGGTGTTGCAAATTCTTCATCTACTTTGTAACTGAAATACGAATCAGGAAACACAGTTCTGTCAGGGTGTCTGCCTTCCAAGGTGAAAAACTGTGCACCTGACTTCTGCTCAGTCTTATCTGCATTCTTTTCAGAACCTGGACCTTTTGCAAGTGCCTTGTCTTCTTCAGTGCctatctttccttcctcctcaatAACTTCCAGCTTACTTTGGCTAAAGCAACGATCAGTCTGTTTTAAAATGCCCTCTGTAGTCCATATATCCTTTTTGGTTTCTACTGCTGGACCTGCAAGTTTAGAATCACTCTCAGTTAAACCATCGTCTTCATCTTGTAAATCATAACCGTCGAGAGAGTCAATTTCAGTTGCATCTGTATCATGAGAGAATTCTGCAGTGGTTGCTATGGAACACTCGGTGATAGACTGGTCATTAGTCCCATTTTGTGCTATGTCATTCTGGGGTGACTCAAGACCAATGTCAAACTCATTAGGTTTTCCAGAACCGGGATCCCCTAACTCTTTCTGGTTCTGACTCTTGTCAGAAACTTTGGGTTTTGAGACTTCTTTCTGGTCATCTTCaacttcttttaatttaaaagtatACTTTTTTAATGGAACTGGTTGATAGAGTGATTCATCATCACTAGAGTCACTGACATCTGCTCCCGGTGGCACGGGGGAAGGTGGCTGTACTCTTATGACTGGTTCAGCCAGTTGACATTTGTCATATTCATCTTGCAGATTTACTTCTATCATCTCCATTTCACTCTCAGGGGAATAACGATGATTCTTTTCTGAATCAGATTGATCTGCATCTAATGGTGGAGGAGGTGGGAATTCAATGTAGGCAACTCTGTTACTTTTGGGTCTTTTGTTAGAATCTTTGTTTATATTATTAGGCAATATTTTGTCAATTTTTGGTGCTTCCACTGCTATGTGTTTTACAGAGGTTGACTTAGCCTCTGCTTCCTCTTCTGATTCCTCAGAAACCTCAGGTATGGGACTGGGCTTGCCTGGTATATAAGCTATTAGTGAGTCGGGTGTTTTAGAGGTAAACTCATAACTCACTTCCTCTGAGCTGGGTGTTTCTGGTGTTAAAGGGCTTTTCCCAGAGCTATCTATAAAGGATACTTGTTCTAGAGTGTCATCTTCTGGACTACCTTGTGGAGAAGGCGGTTGTTTTTGCTGTCTAGCTGTATAAAATGTCCCCCTAGTCTCTTGTACTGTCTTACTTTCCtgacttacaattttttttacatttccttGTTGCACCTCCTTTTCATACTGCTTTCCTACTTGAACAAAACTGACATAAACTGGCAAAGTCTTTACCTCTTTCACTCCCTCACTATTTACTAAAGGTGCAACTTTATCCAAGTAATCAAGGGGACTAGGGTCAAATACCTCACTTGAAGGAGATTCCTTTCCAGGACTAATGTCTAAAGAATCAGGTGATTTGCTAGGGGATATTTCAGTTTCCTCCACAGGAGGACTTAACACTATGGAACCTTGTTGCTTGGTAACTTTAGTGACTTTTGAATGCTTTATTTTTTCATCTTCTACATAATCAAATTCTCTCTGAACTTGCTCCTTAATCATAGTTGACCGGGACACTTTAGCTGACAGTTCATATACTGCTTTTTTTGACTGATCATAAACACTATCAAGAATGGTAGGAGATGAAATTCTTTTCTCCTCAGAAATTCTGACTGGAATGTGGGACACAGTCAATTCCtttctttttgaagttttatCTGTCATTTCATTGGTGTATTCCCCTTCTCTGACAACAAACTCTCTGTATAGAACCTTTTTTGATGGAGATTTTACAGTCATTTCCTTCATCTCCTTTGAATGGGATCCATGTGTTGGCAATTTGTGTTCACACTCTGTCACAGTGATAAATTCACTCTTTTTGTTAGTTTTAGTCTCAgcatagtcaacatggttttcttTCACCATATCTTGAACGAGTACATGGGaaagcttttctttttgtgctttATGGTTAGAAGCTCCAGGACTTTCCCATGTTCGATAGATTTTTTTGTCCCAATGTCCCTTAGCTGGTAAGTCTGAGCTATATGCCAAGTCTTTAGCTTGCTGTTCAGAAGTATATTCTAGCAGACTTTTACTTGATGTTTCAGTGCTCTGTTCCTGTACCTTTGAAGCACAAATGTCTTCTATAACTTTTCCTTTACCTTGGACATTATCTTCTTTCAATTTCATAGTAGTAAATTCTTTTTGCAATGATGTATTTCCTTCTGTCAGATCTATTTGCTTTGGGTGCTTTTCTCTTGCATAAAACTGATACACTGGTAGTTTGCTTTCTTGTAATTTCTTTACTGGAATTTTGGATTGActatcttcctttttttcttcttgagaTAGATCTTTAGTCCTTGGACTTATACTTTGTTCAAATTTAAGTTTAATGGAATTAAGCTTGGATTGTTTTAGCTGAAATCCAGTCTGTGAAGCTTCAGTTGGTTTACTCTGCGGAGCATTTCCTTTGTGTTCCATAGTTTGTTTACAGTCCCCTGTTTGTTGAGCAAGAATCCTTCTTTCAGGACTGCTGGGCAAACTTGCTGCTTTTCTTTCATCGGCTTTTGGAGAACACTTTCCATCATGCCCATACTGCTGTACTTTACTCCAGTCATCACTCAATGTCACTATTTCAGTGAGCAGTACTTTTtcagggctgctgctggcagagctaTGACTAGAATGCAtttctttgccattttttttATGTTGCTTTTTCTCTGGAGATTGTAGCTCATCATTCAACTTTTCTGTTTTGTCCCGAAAAAACTGTGATACTTCAGTCAGTTTTTCTTCTGCTTCCTTAACAGTCCTGTCCACCCTGTCTTCATACATCATCTTTTCTCTACCTCTGTCTAATCTGTCCTCAGTAAAGCGCATCCACATGGCATGTTTTGGACTACTAACATCTCCAGTGTAGTGTAACACTGTCACTTTATCATAATGATCATCTTTAGACATTTTACCTACACCATTTTCGGACACATCTTTATAGATTTTGGAAAGaatttcttttttgggggcagtGGCTACTTTTTCTCTGCATTGTTTATCAGACCCCTGTAACTCTGAACTAAGGGGTAGAGCATGGTCAGTAACTGACTCCTCAGTATCAGAATGAGACACATCTAGCTTTTCTGAAAGAAGCATTTTCTCAGCAAACCTGTAAGACTCCCCTCTTAATTCTGACAACTCATCATCATGGTATTCTATTGAGTGTTGACTCAAAAGCTTCAGTGTTTTGTAAGAGTCATCAGACAGGAGTTGAGCAGAACTAGGGCGACTGTCTTCTTCCTGAGACACAGGAGTGTTTACTCTAGAAGATTCCAGATAAGAAGGAAGTGACTCTTCAGCTGTTAGCTCTTCTTCTTCTTGCTGACCTTGTTCATCAGAACAAGGAAAAGTATCATGTTTTTCCAAACCTTTTAAGTTAATATCTCCCCGAGGTAAGTCTTTCTGATATACATACATTTCTTTTTCTGGATGCTTTTTTGTTTCTCTAATAATGACTTCAGTAGGTTCAGCTTGATTACCTTTTTCAATATGGACCTCTATTATACGCTCCAGTTTGGGTTTCATTTTGCTGTCCTTCTCTGCATGTTGTGGTGAAGTTTCAGCAGACTTGCTAACGTCTGATGTTACTGACGATTTATGTTCAAACAGACCTGCCAGTTCTTTGGAAGGGTCACGTCCTGATTGAAAGGCTTTCATTATGTCATGAACAGACATTGTTTCCTCAATTCTTTCCGAGGTACTTTCAGTGCATGGAGGTTTATGATAAACCATTCTAGTAGTAGTAGTGATGTGAGTTTCTTCTTTCACCCGGACACCTTTGCTAAGAACACACTTGTGGTCATCTTCTTCACTGCTGCTGGTTTGCATTTGAAATGCTTTAACCTTTTCTTTAATAGACCCAGTGGGTTTTTGTTCCAACTCCATTAAAGTAAGTGCAGGTTTCAATGAAGGTAGCTCCTCTGTTTGCTGCTCTGGAATCTCTTCTGATGATGGTTCATAGCTGCGGATAACATGAACTACTTCAGTTCTTGTTTCTGTAATAACAGGAGGGATGGGTACGTCATGGAAAAGTGGTTTTGGCCCTGTGCTTTCAGCACTTTGTGGGGCTGAAGGTGTTTTTTCACTTCTTGTTTCAAAGCCACTGTCAGACAAAGGACTTTTATCTTGGTCATGTTGAGAAAAATCATCTGGAGATTCTAAAATAGTATCTGTTCCAAAAAAGGAATCTGCGATTTTACATAATTCTTTTTCTGAAGTAGAAGGCCTCATGGAGGCTGGAGGCATTTTAAGTTTATGTTCCTGTAAAGCAATCACTGGTTTTAAAATGCGTTTTTGTCTCTCttcatcttttttcccctcttcaaaCTTGTACTTTATGTTTGCCAATGAACTACTACCAATATCATTTGTTAAATAATCAATAACTTTTGCCAAATTGTAATCCTTTTCAGATGCAGCTTTAGCTTTAATTTGCCCTTTTTCTGGAACAGGATGGCACGTTATAGCCTGCTGTCTTGCTTCATCAATCTCCTCTGTACTGAACTCTACCCATTCATCTTCAGATAAGTGTCCTTTATCGCTTTTTGACACTCTGGTCGACTCTTTATTTTCTAAACACACATCTTTTTTCAGTATCTCACTAACTTTTACCAAGTCTTCTTTTACTTTCTCAACAATTTTAAAAGGTTCTTCATCATCAATTCTACCCTCTTTTGTTAGTTCAGGTTGGAATGG
Proteins encoded:
- the ANK3 gene encoding ankyrin-3 isoform X1, with protein sequence MAHAASQLKKNRDLEINADEENEKKRKHRKRSRDRKRKSDTNASYLRAARAGNLEKALDYLKTGVDINICNQNGLNALHLASKEGHVEVVSELIKRGANVDAATKKGNTALHIASLAGQTAVVKVLVTNKANVNAQSQNGFTPLYMAAQENHLEVVKFLLDNGASQSLATEDGFTPLAVALQQGHDQVVSLLLENDTKGKVRLPALHIAARKDDTKAAALLLQNDHNADVESKMLVNRTTESGFTPLHIAAHYGNINVATLLLNRSAAVDFTARNDITPLHVASKRGNANMVKLLLDRGAKIDAKTRDGLTPLHCGARSGHEQVVKMLLDRGAPILSKTKNGLSPLHMATQGDHLNCVQLLIQHSVPVDDVTNDYLTALHVAAHCGHFKVAKVLLDEKANPNAKALNGFTPLHIACKKNRIKVMELLLKHGASIQAVTESGLTPIHVAAFMGHVNIVSQLMHHGASPNTTNVRGETALHMAARAGQAEVVRYLVQNGAQVEAKAKDDQTPLHISARLGKADIVQQLLQQGASPNAATTSGYTPLHLAAREGHEDVASVLLDHGASLSIITKKGFTPLHVAAKYGKIEVANLLLQKNASPDAAGKSGLTPLHVAAHYDNQKVALLLLDQGASPHASAKNGYTPLHIAAKKNQMDIATTLLEYGADANAITRQGIAPVHLASQEGHVDMVSLLLTRNANVNLSNKSGLTPLHLAAQEDKVNVAEVLVNQGAVVDAATKMGYTPLHVGCHYGNIKIVNFLLQHFAKVNAKTKNGYTPLHQAAQQGHTHIINVLLQNGASPNELTVNGNTALAIAKRLGYISVVDTLKIVTEETMTTITVTEKHKMNVPETMNEVLDMSDDEVRKAYTPEILSDGEYMSDVEEGEDAMTGDTDKYLGPQDLKELGDDSLPAEGYMGFSLGARSASLRSFSSDRSYTLNRSSYARDSMMIEELLVPSKDPHLTFPREFDSDSLRHYSWAADTLDNVNLVSSPIHSGFLVSFMVDARGGSMRGSRHHGMRIIIPPRKCTAPTRITCRLVKRHKLASPPPMVEGEGLASRLVEMGPAGAQFLGPVIVEIPHFGSMRGKERELIVLRSENGETWKEHQYDSKHEDLNEILNGMDEELDSAEELEKKRICRIITKDFPQYFAVVSRIKQESNQIGPEGGVLSSTTVPHVQASFPEGALTKRIRVGLQAQPVPDEIVKKILGNKATFSPIVTVEPRRRKFHKPITMTIPVPPPSGEGVTNGYKGDTTPSLRLLCSITGGTSPAQWEDITGTTPLTFINDCVSFTTNVSARFWLADCHQVLETVGLATQLYRELICVPYMAKFVIFAKMNDPVESNLRCFCMTDDKVDKTLEQQENFEEVARSKDIEVLEGKPIYVDCYGNLAPLTKGGQQLVFNFYAFKENRLPFSIKIRDTSQEPCGRLSFLKEPKTTKGLPQTSVCNLNITLPAHKKETESDQDDETEKSDRRQSFVSLALRKRYSYLTEPGMKTVERTAGATRSLPATYSYKPFFSTRPYQSWTTAPITVPGQTKSGFTSLSSSSSNTPTASPLKSIWSVSSASPIKSTLGASTTSSVKSVNDVASPIRSFRTISSPIKTVVSQPPYNIQVSSGSFVRAPAVTEASNLKGMASTSTFPSRTSPVTTAGSLLERSSITMTPPASPKSNINMYSSSLPFKSIITSASPLLTSPLKSVVSPAKSAVDAVSPSKVMTTSSLSSPVKHIPGPTDVALVNGSVSPLKYPSSANVITGSKTAAMFQDKISAATDSAGCAANLATDTVEKVFPTTTTMPFSPLRAFVSSTPSAFQSIRTPSAGALYTSFGSISATTSSVTSSTITVPVYSLVNVLSEPALKKLPESSLTKSAAALLSPSKTLTTETRTQPHFNRTSSPMKSSLFLAPSALKLSTPSSLSSSQEILKDVAEMKEDLIRMTAILQTDVTEDKPFQPELTKEGRIDDEEPFKIVEKVKEDLVKVSEILKKDVCLENKESTRVSKSDKGHLSEDEWVEFSTEEIDEARQQAITCHPVPEKGQIKAKAASEKDYNLAKVIDYLTNDIGSSSLANIKYKFEEGKKDEERQKRILKPVIALQEHKLKMPPASMRPSTSEKELCKIADSFFGTDTILESPDDFSQHDQDKSPLSDSGFETRSEKTPSAPQSAESTGPKPLFHDVPIPPVITETRTEVVHVIRSYEPSSEEIPEQQTEELPSLKPALTLMELEQKPTGSIKEKVKAFQMQTSSSEEDDHKCVLSKGVRVKEETHITTTTRMVYHKPPCTESTSERIEETMSVHDIMKAFQSGRDPSKELAGLFEHKSSVTSDVSKSAETSPQHAEKDSKMKPKLERIIEVHIEKGNQAEPTEVIIRETKKHPEKEMYVYQKDLPRGDINLKGLEKHDTFPCSDEQGQQEEEELTAEESLPSYLESSRVNTPVSQEEDSRPSSAQLLSDDSYKTLKLLSQHSIEYHDDELSELRGESYRFAEKMLLSEKLDVSHSDTEESVTDHALPLSSELQGSDKQCREKVATAPKKEILSKIYKDVSENGVGKMSKDDHYDKVTVLHYTGDVSSPKHAMWMRFTEDRLDRGREKMMYEDRVDRTVKEAEEKLTEVSQFFRDKTEKLNDELQSPEKKQHKKNGKEMHSSHSSASSSPEKVLLTEIVTLSDDWSKVQQYGHDGKCSPKADERKAASLPSSPERRILAQQTGDCKQTMEHKGNAPQSKPTEASQTGFQLKQSKLNSIKLKFEQSISPRTKDLSQEEKKEDSQSKIPVKKLQESKLPVYQFYAREKHPKQIDLTEGNTSLQKEFTTMKLKEDNVQGKGKVIEDICASKVQEQSTETSSKSLLEYTSEQQAKDLAYSSDLPAKGHWDKKIYRTWESPGASNHKAQKEKLSHVLVQDMVKENHVDYAETKTNKKSEFITVTECEHKLPTHGSHSKEMKEMTVKSPSKKVLYREFVVREGEYTNEMTDKTSKRKELTVSHIPVRISEEKRISSPTILDSVYDQSKKAVYELSAKVSRSTMIKEQVQREFDYVEDEKIKHSKVTKVTKQQGSIVLSPPVEETEISPSKSPDSLDISPGKESPSSEVFDPSPLDYLDKVAPLVNSEGVKEVKTLPVYVSFVQVGKQYEKEVQQGNVKKIVSQESKTVQETRGTFYTARQQKQPPSPQGSPEDDTLEQVSFIDSSGKSPLTPETPSSEEVSYEFTSKTPDSLIAYIPGKPSPIPEVSEESEEEAEAKSTSVKHIAVEAPKIDKILPNNINKDSNKRPKSNRVAYIEFPPPPPLDADQSDSEKNHRYSPESEMEMIEVNLQDEYDKCQLAEPVIRVQPPSPVPPGADVSDSSDDESLYQPVPLKKYTFKLKEVEDDQKEVSKPKVSDKSQNQKELGDPGSGKPNEFDIGLESPQNDIAQNGTNDQSITECSIATTAEFSHDTDATEIDSLDGYDLQDEDDGLTESDSKLAGPAVETKKDIWTTEGILKQTDRCFSQSKLEVIEEEGKIGTEEDKALAKGPGSEKNADKTEQKSGAQFFTLEGRHPDRTVFPDSYFSYKVDEEFATPFKTVATKSLDFDPWSSNRGDDEVFETKSRDDEAKPFGLAVEDRSQATTPDTTPARTPTDESTPTSEPNPFPFHEGKMFEMTRSGAIDMSKRDFVEERLQFFQIGEHTSEGKSGDKGEGDKSTVTAITQPQSGDSIVETNLERQVETTAVEHKPIIQASGDCMEATLGSNSLEKSSTTVNTSKVDPKLRTPIKMGISASTMTLKKDGPGEVTDKIEAAMPSGQGLENENVVVITSSATSERSCRQKEKLDFQKDNFNNNNNLDSSASHTNNNTCNVELKEHCESKCSIQKANQMKSTSGKGTGATQGHRITDKQKVQGQQQRSRELVGSRAKSKLPIKASSVKEVIPQNNVQKSTASKVRQASKPDKIKQNNSSPCLEVKSKIPIKNTPRKNLAISRKTPTMQKQEQLEKGKIKQLPSKLPVKVRSTSVTMTTVKVRKNQLREVCKHSIEYFKGISGETLKLVDRLSDEEKKMQSEVSDDEEDSSSRNTSSEATQVYQPSITSKSARDMRTEAASLKSKIEKVDSERRRSKRTGPQSPCERTDIRMAIVADHLGLSWTELARELNFSVDEINQIRVENPNSLIAQSFMLLKKWVTRDGKNATTDALTSVLTKINRIDIVTLLEGPIFDYGNISGTRSFADENNVFHDPVDGWQSEASSVHIEPPTPGRRISGELLDRLDDSPDQCRDSITSYLKGETGKVEANGSRTETTTEVKTKSYVQESINKVGKQSDKETLKPKTRSSVHTEEQTLLTAYQKSLEETSKPTVEEPKTSVPVSMKKMSWKTPEDSKPRANIQEEAGAATSEQKQGEGYKVKTKREVRHVEKKSYS